One part of the Aspergillus luchuensis IFO 4308 DNA, chromosome 5, nearly complete sequence genome encodes these proteins:
- a CDS encoding class I SAM-dependent methyltransferase (COG:S;~EggNog:ENOG410PJSS;~InterPro:IPR029063;~PFAM:PF13489,PF08241,PF13649) yields the protein MMGSIAPDLPIEVDQDDDAISLGTESSTTSLSSSVLKYEYKHGRRYHAHHLGNYPFPNDQPEQDRLDMVHHIFYRLINNRLFLAPINPDGKRILDIGTGTGIWAIQMGDEYPNVEQIVGNDLSPIQPSWVPPNVKFIVDDVEKEWMESAPYDYIHCRYMAGSIRDWPRLIQQCYENLKLGGWLELQESVNTLYSEDESLKADSYMVKMMDGLKEACLKIGQTMDPAPEFEKWVGEAGFGAVHTMKFKLPIGSWPKDARLKECGSFMRVNFVEGVEGFTAALFGDVLGWEQSDIEDLNAGVKRESLRKDIHPIFDVLVVAAQKPM from the coding sequence ATGATGGGCTCCATCGCCCCCGACCTCCCCATTGAGGTGGACCAGGACGACGACGCAATCAGCCTAGGCACCGAATCCTCCACAACATCCCTCAGCTCGAGCGTACTCAAATACGAATACAAGCATGGTCGACGCTACCACGCACACCATCTGGGAAACTACCCGTTTCCCAACGATCAGCCCGAACAAGACCGACTAGACATGGTGCACCACATCTTCTACCGACTTATCAACAACCGACTGTTCCTTGCGCCGATAAACCCAGACGGGAAACGAATTCTAGATAtcggcaccggcaccggcaTCTGGGCCATTCAGATGGGCGACGAGTACCCGAATGTGGAGCAGATCGTAGGCAACGATCTCAGTCCGATCCAGCCATCGTGGGTACCGCCGAATGTGAAGTTcattgtggatgatgtggagaaggaatggatggagAGTGCACCGTATGATTATATTCATTGTCGGTATATGGCGGGGTCGATTCGCGATTGGCCGAGGTTGATTCAGCAGTGTTATGAGAATTTGAAGCtggggggttggttggagtTGCAGGAGAGTGTGAATACGTTGTattcggaggatgagagtcTGAAGGCGGATAGTTAcatggtgaagatgatggatgggttgaagGAGGCGTGTTTGAAGATTGGGCAGACGATGGATCCGGCGCCGGAGTTTGAGAAGTGGGTTGGTGAGGCTGGGTTTGGGGCCGTGCATACGATGAAGTTTAAGTTGCCTATTGGGAGTTGGCCCAAGGATGCGAGGTTGAAGGAGTGTGGGAGTTTTATGAGGGTGAATTTTGTGGAGGGCGTGGAGGGCTTCACGGCTGCGTTGTTTGGGGATGTGTTGGGTTGGGAGCAGAGTGATATTGAGGATTTGAATGCCggggtgaagagggagtcGTTGAGGAAGGATATCCATCCGATTTTTGATGTTTTGGTTGTTGCGGCGCAGAAGCCGATGTAG
- a CDS encoding glycoside hydrolase family 71 protein (CAZy:CBM24;~CAZy:GH71;~COG:G;~EggNog:ENOG410PM1E;~InterPro:IPR005197;~PFAM:PF03659;~go_function: GO:0016787 - hydrolase activity [Evidence IEA]), which produces MLLALDANIDAFAMNIAVGDATNTQSLENAFSAAVNTGFSLFFSFDYAGNGAWAKDDVLDMLETYVSAKAYWRYDSKPFVSTFEGPDNAGDWVDIKEKTGCYFIPDWSSVGAEVAVSLGDGVADGLFSWAAWPYGPSDMNTYVDASYIDFLDGKPYMMPVSPWFFTNMPGYSKNWLWRGDDIWYDRWVQAMFLAPEFIEIISWNDFGESHYIGPTPDADSSLAESTYTAFGTGQAPYNYALNMPHDGWRAFLPWLADTYKNNISTITQEGVQAWYRLNVRGSCTSDGGTTGNTVSQLQLEYWPYEIPQDRIFFSALLASSADISVTVGGIDLGASWNSTPSGGTGIYHGSVEFSVQAGSVEVAITRGGDTIASFTGEDIVTGCAASSEIENWNAWVGSAMSATTISATPTYSLADEVCIRGWGVGNFNGLCSFACALGYCPVGACLCQEMGPQAKLPKSLGVIGYPAAGMTEDYSGLCAFSCNYGYCPSSACTTTEVALATSTVSPFTPNTCTSGEGTGDLTGLCSYACAYGYCPIHNCTCTVTGPLDVPPTANTSIYGYTMDAYTDSGLCDFACERGYCPSPVCSESVAGNGTDLVCTNDDPDSDCADDVEMCDYTLTFDSFASLKSSLSSIEDYCVNYYALGVLSDMLNNTMTNYTDIISNYGGKFTEYQEYIREEVPGELEDYMNPGGAGNAFFTCTFAQDGVNASTTTCPFDVEQLYNDYEIYYDLINATAFWANLTATTGIQKDWVQFGDKDVGSSCGVGSGKTCQPDKGVLKGYPLPAGNITVTNPQTIIEDALPGIYNLTETIYLTQILSATGAYGGSMNDVLLTISTVVFTLAQAVANMGQVVEVADKASEEKKKAMIEEIIFGVLMVVPFLGEIRLISDGLEQLADMMSLIGDAGALGSTIYGVATDPDSAILDIFEIALMGGYRTPEEFEEAANARRALTDDEISSLGSDWKSWSDDLSGVRSVCY; this is translated from the coding sequence ATGCTCCTTGCTTTGGACGCAAACATCGACGCATTTGCGATGAACATCGCTGTAGGAGATGCTACCAATACACAATCTTTGGAGAACGCTTTCTCAGCTGCTGTGAACACTGGattctcccttttcttttcctttgatTATGCAGGGAATGGGGCATGGGCCAAAGACGACGTCCTGGACATGCTAGAGACTTACGTATCGGCGAAAGCATATTGGCGATATGACTCGAAGCCCTTTGTCTCTACATTTGAAGGTCCTGATAATGCAGGCGACTGGGTCGATATCAAAGAAAAGACCGGGTGCTATTTCATTCCTGACTGGTCCTCTGTAGGGGCTGAAGTCGCCGTGAGCCTTGGAGATGGGGTGGCCGATGGCTTGTTCAGCTGGGCGGCATGGCCGTACGGCCCAAGTGATATGAATACCTATGTGGACGCCTCTTATATCGACTTTCTGGATGGTAAACCATACATGATGCCGGTCTCGCCCTGGTTCTTTACCAACATGCCTGGATACAGCAAGAACTGGTTGTGGCGGGGTGATGATATCTGGTATGACCGCTGGGTCCAGGCTATGTTTCTGGCCCCCGAGTTCATCGAAATCATCTCCTGGAACGATTTCGGTGAATCACACTACATCGGCCCTACTCCGGACGCTGACTCCTCGCTTGCTGAGTCGACTTATACAGCTTTCGGGACAGGCCAGGCCCCGTATAACTATGCATTGAACATGCCACACGACGGTTGGCGAGCGTTCCTTCCCTGGCTCGCTGATACTTATAAGAACAACATCTCGACAATCACGCAGGAAGGTGTTCAGGCATGGTACCGATTGAATGTCCGGGGAAGCTGCACATCAGATGGCGGGACGACTGGTAATACTGTGAGCCAACTGCAACTAGAATACTGGCCATACGAGATCCCACAAGATCGGATATTCTTCTCTGCTCTGTTAGCCTCTTCAGCAGATATCTCAGTGACAGTCGGAGGTATAGACCTAGGTGCGTCGTGGAATAGTACCCCCAGTGGAGGGACGGGCATCTACCACGGCAGCGTGGAATTTTCGGTGCAGGCAGGAAGCGTCGAGGTGGCTATCACTCGAGGCGGCGATACAATTGCAAGCTTCACTGGCGAGGACATTGTCACAGGTTGTGCTGCATCAAGTGAAATTGAGAATTGGAACGCTTGGGTAGGCAGCGCCATGTCGGCCACCACGATTTCAGCCACCCCGACCTATTCTCTCGCAGACGAGGTGTGCATCCGCGGCTGGGGGGTAGGCAACTTCAACGGCCTTTGCTCCTTTGCTTGTGCGCTAGGATACTGCCCTGTTGGGGCCTGTCTGTGTCAGGAAATGGGCCCTCAGGCGAAATTGCCTAAGAGTCTGGGAGTGATTGGCTATCCTGCCGCCGGAATGACGGAGGACTACTCGGGTCTCTGTGCCTTCTCTTGCAACTACGGGTACTGCCCTTCGTCTGCCTGCACCACTACCGAAGTGGCTCTTGCTACGTCTACTGTGTCACCTTTCACGCCCAACACTTGTActtctggagaaggaacCGGTGACTTGACAGGTTTGTGCAGTTATGCCTGCGCCTATGGTTACTGTCCCATCCATAACTGCACCTGTACCGTAACGGGTCCCTTAGACGTGCCGCCTACTGCAAACACTAGCATATATGGTTACACCATGGATGCCTATACTGACAGTGGTCTATGTGACTTTGCCTGCGAGCGAGGCTACTGTCCATCGCCCGTATGTTCGGAAAGCGTTGCTGGTAACGGCACGGATCTAGTGTGCACAAATGATGATCCTGACTCGGATTGTGCCGATGACGTTGAAATGTGCGACTACACCCTCACTTTCGACAGCTTTGCGAGCCTGAAGTCTTCTCTAAGCTCCATAGAAGACTATTGTGTCAATTATTATGCTCTTGGTGTCCTTTCCGACATGCTCAACAATACGATGACCAATTACACGGACATCATCTCAAACTATGGCGGCAAATTCACTGAGTACCAGGAGTACATCCGCGAGGAGGTTCCTGGAGAGTTGGAGGATTACATGAATCCTGGGGGTGCTGGAAATGCCTTCTTCACGTGCACCTTTGCCCAAGATGGCGTGAATGCTTCTACAACCACATGCCCGTTTGACGTGGAGCAGCTTTACAACGACTATGAAATTTACTACGACCTCATCAACGCTACTGCCTTCTGGGCCAACCTCACAGCCACCACCGGAATCCAAAAGGACTGGGTACAATTCGGGGACAAAGATGTCGGATCAAGTTGCGGCGTAGGATCTGGCAAGACATGCCAGCCTGACAAGGGTGTGCTGAAGGGTTACCCTCTACCGGCTGGTAACATCACCGTGACCAACCCACAGACGATCATCGAGGATGCACTTCCAGGAATCTATAATTTGACCGAGACAATATACCTGACCCAGATACTGTCGGCCACTGGTGCATATGGAGGAAGCATGAACGATGTGCTTCTCACCATCTCGACCGTCGTCTTCACACTGGCTCAAGCGGTCGCAAACATGGGCCAGGTGGTTGAAGTCGCGGATAAGGCCtcggaagagaaaaagaaggcgaTGATTGAGGAGATTATCTTTGGCGTCCTAATGGTTGTCCCTTTCCTTGGCGAAATCAGGCTGATTTCGGACGGTTTGGAACAATTGGCCGATATGATGTCGCTCATCGGAGATGCAGGCGCCTTGGGCAGTACGATCTATGGCGTTGCCACCGACCCAGATTCAGCAATCTTGGATATATTCGAAATTGCCCTGATGGGCGGTTATCGGACCCCGGAAGagtttgaagaagctgccaaTGCCCGTCGCGCGCTGACTGATGATGAAATAAGTAGCCTGGGCTCGGACTGGAAATCGTGGAGCGATGACCTCTCTGGTGTGAGGTCGGTGTGTTACTGA
- a CDS encoding uncharacterized protein (COG:S;~EggNog:ENOG410PHFD;~InterPro:IPR016040,IPR036291,IPR001509;~PFAM:PF05368,PF01118,PF13460;~go_function: GO:0003824 - catalytic activity [Evidence IEA]), with protein MSPRVFITGATGYVGGQTAVTLIAAHPEYDVVALVRDQEQADKLKSRFPNISTVIGTLDDDAVLKEEAAKADVVLQTASSDHVPAVNSLLAGLASGTGRGRYIHISGTGVLNDMSTGPGNPTSKIYDDVKDIHEIINLPAEALHRNVDDAVITGGMRLNIPTAIVCPPTIYGVGEGPIKKRSMQVPFLTEAILNRGKGFTVGKGENLWDYCHVSDVAKAFLVLTEEALKPNGGTATWGPEGYYFAEAGEFSWKGVSEKVTQIAHETGKLATADIETLAVEDAIKFHPWAPVLWGGNCRSRASRLRALGWKPEGPSLWEAIPSIVEFEIRALGL; from the exons ATGTCTCCTAGAGTCTTCATCACTGGCGCGACCGGCTATGTCGGTGGCCAAACAGCTGTCACCCTCATCGCTGCTCATCCCGAGTACGATGTCGTGGCACTAGTCCGAGACCAAGAGCAAGCGGATAAGCTCAAGAGCCGCTTTCCGAACATCAGCACCGTCATCGGAAccctcgatgatgatgcagttctgaaggaggaggctgcgaAGGCTGATGTTGTGCTGC AAACCGCCAGCTCCGACCACGTTCCCGCAGTGAACTCCCTTCTCGCCGGTCTAGCATCCGGCACTGGGAGAGGCAGATACATTCACATCTCCGGAACGGGTGTTCTCAACGATATGTCTACTGGACCTGGAAACCCCACTTCAAAGATCTACGACGACGTGAAAGATATTCATGAGATCATCAACCTGCCTGCCGAGGCACTGCACCGaaatgttgatgatgctgttaTCACCGGTGGAATGCGACTGAACATTCCCACGGCGATTGTATGCCCGCCGACCATCTATGGTGTGGGTGAGGGACCGATCAAGAAGCGGAGCATGCAGGTTCCGTTCTTGACAGAGGCTATTTTGAATCGGGGAAAAGGATTTACtgttgggaagggggagaacCTTTGGGATT ATTGTCACGTCAGCGACGTAGCCAAAGCATTCCTCGTCCTAACTGAAGAAGCACTGAAGCCCAACGGAGGCACAGCGACATGGGGCCCAGAAGGATACTATTTTGCAGAGGCCGGCGAGTTCTCATGGAAGGGCGTCAGCGAGAAGGTCACACAGATTGCTCACGAAACTGGAAAGCTTGCTACTGCGGATATAGAGACTTTGGCCGTTGAAGACGCTATCAAGTTCCATCCATGGGCGCCGGTTCTGTGGGGTGGAAACTGTCGCAGTCGGGCTAGTCGGCTGCGCGCTTTGGGCTGGAAGCCTGAAGGTCCCTCCCTTTGGGAGGCTATCCCTAGTATTGTGGAGTTTGAGATTCGTGCCCTTGGACTGTGA
- a CDS encoding HAD family hydrolase (COG:S;~EggNog:ENOG410PK94;~InterPro:IPR041492,IPR006439,IPR023198,IPR036412, IPR023214;~PFAM:PF12710,PF13419;~go_function: GO:0016787 - hydrolase activity [Evidence IEA]): MSPETQSSGMDVSYTFAGVLLDFDGTIIDSTEAIVENWKRIGNELGIDHEEILRTSHGRRSIDVLQQLDPAKANWEYVSKMESQIPTLSKTPAVEIPGARNLLESLTKLHIPHAIVTSGTKALLNGWLNVLQLPHPQHVTVAEDVTLGKPDPEGYRKGKEKILASRENGDEGSKDVLVVEDAPAGIRAGKAANCKVLAVATTHSVEALKEAGADWVVRDLRFVGVERCDGGFRVGLSGLL; encoded by the exons ATGTCACCTGAAACACAGTCGTCTGGAATGGATGTATCCTACACCTTCGCAGGAGTTCTACTAGACTTCGACGGCACTATCATCGACTCAACAGAAG CTATTGTCGAGAACTGGAAAAG AATCGGCAATGAGTTAGGCATCGACCATGAAGAAATCCTCCGCACATCGCACGGTCGACGTAGCATTGACGTCTTACAACAGCTAGATCCCGCAAAGGCAAATTGGGAAT ATGTCAGCAAAATGGAATCCCAAATCCCCACCCTCAGCAAAACCCCCGCCGTCGAAATCCCCGGCGCGCGCAACCTCCTCGAATCATTGACCAAACTCCACATTCCCCACGCCATCGTGACATCCGGAACGAAAGCATTACTGAATGGGTGGTTAAACGTTCTACAACTCCCTCACCCGCAGCATGTCACTGTCGCCGAGGATGTCACGCTGGGAAAACCAGATCCGGAGGGCTATCgcaaggggaaagagaagattcTGGCTTCGAGGGAGAATGGTGATGAGGGCAGTAAGGATgtcttggtggtggaggatgcgcCGGCTGGTATTCGGGCGGGAAAAGCGGCCAACTGTAAGGTTCTGGCGGTTGCGACGACGCATTCTGTTGAGGCGTTGAAGGAGGCGGGAGCTGattgggtggtgagggattTGAGGTTCGTCGGGGTGGAGAGGTGTGATGGGGGGTTTAGGGTTGGGTTGTCGGGGTTGTTGTAA
- a CDS encoding uncharacterized protein (SECRETED:SignalP(1-19)), with translation MKPVLLIFILVLSVELAQCSKLTGPFEALFFYYAYQIDAAAAARAAEDGVAYEATIGGKCIGKGCTLEGFIKTIISPNSGRYLTPTAIGASTSPDVYATAEEIDTYWNYNSKNLQADQIIKDAPDGFANVVDKVVDKIQTARAVVPSANLVDKAVVALKWAQSVRLSEMVVLNGELRGGKALAFEKDYPWLEQLTLTTQRELDVDRTVSPELKIVYTDLDYAEMALRLSNGDRTKLMDHYEEFLEFARTEPSERVYKIHQNIVNVYQRVVSSLEAGCS, from the coding sequence ATGAAACCGGTCCTGCTTATCTTCATCCTGGTTCTTTCCGTTGAGCTTGCACAATGTTCAAAATTGACCGGTCCTTTTGAagctcttttcttctactaTGCCTATCAGATCGATGCCGCAGCTGCAGCCCGAGCTGCGGAAGATGGGGTAGCATATGAGGCCACAATTGGAGGCAAATGCATCGGTAAAGGTTGTACGTTAGAGGGCTTTATAAAAACGATCATCAGCCCAAATTCTGGAAGATATCTCACACCCACTGCAATTGGGGCTTCTACAAGCCCAGATGTATATGCAACTGCTGAGGAGATCGACACATATTGGAATTATAATAGCAAAAACTTACAGGCCGACCAAATAATCAAGGATGCGCCAGATGGATTCGCGAACGTGGTTGACAAGGTCGTGGATAAAATACAAACGGCTCGAGCAGTTGTACCATCTGCCAATCTCGTGGACAAGGCAGTGGTGGCTTTGAAATGGGCGCAATCCGTCAGGCTCAGTGAGATGGTTGTCCTTAATGGGGAGCTTCGGGGTGGAAAGGCGCTGGCTTTTGAAAAAGATTACCCATGGCTCGAACAGCTGACGCTGACCACCCAGCGAGAATTGGATGTTGACAGGACTGTGTCACCGGAATTGAAAATAGTTTACACCGATCTTGATTATGCAGAAATGGCGTTGCGGTTATCGAACGGGGACAGGACGAAACTGATGGATCATTACGAAGAATTTCTCGAGTTTGCCCGCACTGAACCTAGCGAACGCGTTTACAAAATTCATCAAAACATCGTGAATGTGTATCAGCGTGTGGTATCGTCGCTCGAAGCTGGCTGTTCTTAG
- a CDS encoding DUF4246 domain-containing protein (COG:S;~EggNog:ENOG410Q1VS;~InterPro:IPR025340;~PFAM:PF14033), with translation MNPPLHFDNSGSGPLRVPGFDGIPLEYEFEIGQRFTHGAWEDSERQPFRLTAPEVHMLRLMERITDIEDWDQGVFDKHTLAKWRSQGAFCADHSSDMDQDVDMDLITTKTWLWCVAELQDKARAFRDTGHVVVLDSDSGVCKADRVVTGSLVRQLLDAFSQLPNCSTHDLVDPSLHMLIYGRTTVLSHGGQVTLEGTSNLYPPSDRGQTAPVPDHPLTKLGPFPQVFHHSSDEEKCRQFSSCYQWLPCDVEFAESSGTAVRITSYINNLHPNNTRAYASIEKLISLAIAPWNDVLVKGFQGRRPRRIYTYGVSNSEVPPWAEYPPKDLLPVVPYQKITPSDWASEDWECHCDKVKDYLRLPDVDPKYRVFPPKPDDPPETQDLLGYMTPEMWESPQSVERIVRAKWRRLHRFSYPEPGISYTYEDWKAGKTAKPIFGPWEWEGEYEMTYDHEYYSVSLEDEFRQQGLQVIVRAFSIDLTTNEPHYPGDQDFHLDGMLNEHIVATAQFCYSSENITESRISYQQNDDLNLQSHQPDPLCIYKLYGTPPCPAVGEEPKAPNLQTLGSVAVTSGRLLAWPNSLRYKKHPFSLLDPSRPGHQRCVVLWLVDPHYRICSTRNVPPQQHDWWRNAVLDDSTLLSTLPKELIDMVMNETGSWPMDLSEALAYKKRSEAERESAHEAQKSMFQNYSFWYDLEYC, from the coding sequence ATGAATCCCCCGTTGCACTTTGATAACAGTGGATCAGGCCCACTTCGAGTTCCGGGCTTCGACGGGATCCCCCTGGAGTATGAGTTCGAGATCGGCCAGCGCTTTACTCACGGGGCATGGGAGGATAGCGAAAGGCAACCTTTTAGACTGACCGCACCTGAGGTTCATATGTTGCGTCTCATGGAGCGCATTACCGATATTGAAGACTGGGACCAAGGAGTCTTTGATAAACATACGCTCGCTAAATGGCGTTCACAGGGAGCCTTTTGCGCAGACCATAGCTCCGATATGGATCAGGATGTTGACATGGACCTGATTACTACGAAAACATGGCTCTGGTGCGTTGCGGAGCTACAGGATAAGGCCAGAGCATTTCGTGATACCGGTCATGTTGTTGTCCTCGATTCCGACTCTGGGGTATGTAAAGCCGATCGGGTCGTGACAGGGTCCCTTGTGCGTCAACTTCTGGACGCATTTAGTCAACTGCCCAACTGTAGCACTCATGACTTGGTAGACCCGTCACTTCATATGCTCATCTATGGTCGGACAACAGTTCTCAGTCATGGTGGTCAGGTTACTCTTGAAGGGACTTCTAATCTGTATCCTCCCTCCGACCGGGGACAGACGGCACCAGTGCCAGATCATCCTCTGACTAAACTTGGACCTTTTCCCCAAGTTTTCCATCACTCCAGCGATGAAGAAAAGTGCCGACAATTCTCCTCTTGCTATCAATGGCTACCTTGCGACGTTGAATTCGCCGAGTCTTCGGGAACGGCGGTACGAATAACATCGTACATCAATAACCTCCACCCAAATAACACGAGGGCATACGCTTCCATTGAAAAGCTTATCTCCCTGGCTATAGCTCCCTGGAATGACGTTCTGGTAAAAGGGTTTCAAGGTCGCAGGCCCCGGCGGATCTATACATATGGTGTGTCCAATAGTGAAGTACCCCCATGGGCAGAATACCCGCCGAAGGACCTACTGCCAGTTGTGCCGTATCAAAAGATAACTCCATCCGACTGGGCGTCAGAAGACTGGGAATGCCATTGTGACAAGGTCAAAGACTATCTTCGGCTACCAGATGTGGATCCGAAATATCGCGTTTTCCCACCAAAGCCCGACGATCCACCAGAGACCCAAGACCTTCTGGGTTACATGACACCGGAGATGTGGGAATCTCCCCAAAGCGTCGAGAGGATAGTAAGGGCGAAGTGGAGACGACTTCATCGGTTCTCATACCCCGAGCCAGGCATCTCCTATACGTATGAAGACTGGAAAGCGGGTAAAACCGCCAAGCCAATCTTCGGTCCGTGGGAGTGGGAAGGTGAGTATGAGATGACTTACGATCATGAATACTACTCGGTGTCCTTGGAAGATGAGTTTCGGCAACAGGGCCTGCAGGTAATTGTGCGGGCCTTCAGTATTGACCTGACAACGAATGAACCCCATTATCCAGGGGATCAAGATTTCCATTTAGACGGCATGCTCAACGAACATATTGTCGCCACTGCCCAGTTCTGCTATAGCTCGGAGAATATCACCGAATCCCGCATTTCATATCAACAGAATGATGACTTGAATCTGCAAAGTCACCAACCGGATCCCTTGTGCATCTACAAACTTTACGGTACACCTCCTTGCCCGGCAGTTGGCGAGGAGCCAAAGGCTCCGAATCTTCAAACACTGGGCTCGGTCGCAGTCACTAGCGGTCGACTTCTTGCTTGGCCTAATTCCTTGCGTTATAAGAAgcatcctttctctcttcttgacCCAAGTCGCCCAGGACATCAACGGTGTGTCGTCTTGTGGTTGGTTGATCCCCATTATCGGATCTGCTCAACTCGAAACGTACCCCCTCAACAGCATGACTGGTGGCGCAACGCAGTTCTAGACGATTCGACCTTGTTATCGACCCTTCCCAAAGAATTGATTGATATGGTAATGAATGAAACAGGATCCTGGCCAATGGATTTGTCCGAGGCCTTGGCGTACAAGAAAAGGTCGGAagcagagagggagagtgcCCATGAAGCCCAGAAGTCGATGTTTCAAAACTATTCATTTTGGTATGATTTAGAATATTGCTGA
- a CDS encoding translation initiation factor eIF2B subunit gamma (COG:J;~EggNog:ENOG410PGA5;~InterPro:IPR001451,IPR029044;~PFAM:PF00132), translated as MPSSAPVPSTGFQALILCGPGVSLNTFTSNPEEYPKSLIPIANRPMVFYPIDFCKRSGITDITLITPPSSLAPLQAALKQNPHLTSLPAPSVSVVAPKDLEMTMGTAELLRLPEVQECIKTDFLLLPCDLICDIPGESILEAWLVTQGALGGNPDGPGGEQGGRRGGLAVYYQTVGREESVKGEATDFVAVAPLGQDEAPVVSHLVDGPSALRFGLSKLLMSMPMDTVKERMEQEKGFLVRHALVQKYAQVKMLTSYRDAHLYVFPYWVKDLARHQEKLESVSEDLIGYWAKSGWQKGLGDKLGMNKIFHDPSQHDNKSHDGDLVEDEIDLNDISSTKVGSAASHSVEYPQILAYVQQGSTPFVRRVDSSAILLSTSLRLAKLESIEEVGRQAASPFAHNQKVAHPEGVAQRCTVTKSDCLLAENVTVEPTCVIKESVIGPNCHISSGARLTRCVVMDGAVVESRAQLTGCLIGRRARIGRESVLKDCEVQDANVVPEETDAKNEKFMVFEGLDEEGDEGMDDMEDFDD; from the exons ATGCCATCTTCGGCTCCGGTGCCCTCGACGGGCTTTCAGGCCCTCATTCTATGCGGCCCCGGCGTCTCTCTCAACACCTTCACATCGAACCCGGAGGAGTACCCGAAGAGTCTCATTCCTATAGCAAATAGGCCCATGGTGTTCTATCCAATCGACTTTTGCAAACGATCAGGCATTACAG ACATCACATTAATTACgcccccatcctccctcgCCCCCCTTCAAGCTGCGCTAAAGCAAAACCCGCATCTCACATCGCTTCCTGCCCCCTCCGTGTCCGTCGTGGCCCCGAAAGACCTCGAAATGACCATGGGAACGGCCGAACTACTCCGTCTTCCGGAAGTTCAAGAATGCATCAAGACAGACTTCCTACTTCTTCCGTGCGACCTTATATGTGACATCCCAGGTGAATCTATACTAGAGGCGTGGTTGGTCACTCAGGGAGCTCTGGGAGGGAACCCTGATGGCCCGGGTGGGGAGCAAGGTGGCCGTCGCGGCGGGCTTGCCGTATATTATCAGACAGTAGGTCGTGAGGAGAGTGTAAAGGGTGAGGCCACCGACTTTGTGGCTGTTGCGCCTCTAGGGCAGGATGAAGCTCCGGTAGTATCACATCTCGTTGACGGACCGTCAGCCTTGCGCTTTGGTCTATCAAAATTACTCATGTCAATGCCTATGGATACTGTGAAAGAGAGGATGGAACAGGAAAAGGGCTTTCTTGTGCGCCATGCATTAGTTCAGAAGTATGCGCAGGTCAAGATGCTGACTAGTTACCGCGATGCGCATCTCTACGTCTTTCCGTATTGGGTCAAGGATCTAGCTCGCCaccaggagaagctggaatCAGTGAGTGAGGATCTTATCGGCTATTGGGCCAAGTCGGGGTGGCAAAAAGGTCTAGGGGATAAGCTGGGCATGAATAAGATCTTCCATGATCCTAGTCAGCATGACAACAAAAGTCACGACGGCGACTtagtggaggatgagattgacCTCAACGACATAAGTTCTACAAAGGTCGGAAGTGCAGCTTCACACTCTGTGGAATATCCTCAAATCCTCGCTTATGTCCAACAAGGATCGACACCATTTGTCCGACGAGTTGACAGTTCAGCTATCCTTCTGTCAACATCACTTCGGCTGGCCAAGTTGGAATCgattgaggaagttggtCGTCAGGCAGCATCGCCTTTTGCGCATAACCAGAAGGTTGCCCATCCGGAGGGCGTAGCCCAACGGTGCACGGTTACAAAGAGTGACTGTTTGCTTGCTGAGAATGTAACCGTGGAGCCAACATGTGTCATCAAGGAGAGTGTTATCGGGCCCAACTGCCATATTTCCAGTGGCGCACGGCTCACTCGCTGCGTGGTTATGGACGGAGCAGTAGTTGAGTCCCGGGCTCAATTGACGGGTTGTCTCATTGGCCGACGAGCTAGGATTGGTCGTGAATCCGTCCTCAAGGACTGTGAAGTGCAGGATGCCAACGTCGTTCCGGAGGAAACGGATGCTAAGAATGAGAAGTTCATGGTATTCGAAGgtctggatgaagaaggagatgagggaATGGATGATATGGAGGATTTCGACGATTGA